A region of the Microbulbifer pacificus genome:
GTTTGCGCCGCAGCGCCCAAGGATGGGTTTACAGCGGTCCTGAAAGCCCGCACCCGGTGCTCCGCCGCCACAGCAGGTAATTCCGGGGTGCCCCAAAAACCTCAGCGCGCTCCCAAAATCTCATCAAAATCGTGAATTGCGGGGAACTCGGAAATCTCGCGGGAAGGACTGCGGCTGTCCGGCTGGCGAATACACAATAGATTCGCAATACCGTATTCCCGCGCCGCACCCAACACATGCAGGTTGTCGTCCACAAACAGCGTGCGCTCCGGGTCAAACGGCTGGCGCTCCTGCAGTGAATGCCAGAACAGTACACTCTCTTTCGCATGCCCCAGATCGTGGGAGGAAATGATTTCATCGAGCCACTGATCAATCCCGGTCACTTCCAGCTTATGCATCAGGCCATCCGGGTGTGCATTGGTCACCAGCAGCG
Encoded here:
- the yrfG gene encoding GMP/IMP nucleotidase, translating into MVTLDWSRIDTVLLDMDGTLLDLHYDNHFWLEHLPQRYAEVNGISLVEAQTLVMQKTDALRGTLDWYCLRYWSEALKLDVPAIYREIEDRIALRPHTDNFLRSLRQMNKRALLVTNAHPDGLMHKLEVTGIDQWLDEIISSHDLGHAKESVLFWHSLQERQPFDPERTLFVDDNLHVLGAAREYGIANLLCIRQPDSRSPSREISEFPAIHDFDEILGAR